From Synoicihabitans lomoniglobus, the proteins below share one genomic window:
- the sufD gene encoding Fe-S cluster assembly protein SufD: MSTSVSASPFTGLDAERFSMHLAQRSYLPAWWTAAKQEAWNEFTATPMPARNHENWRFANLGGLALDGFTVPEEHASLVPHLPNFPHAKEIIFSNRQVVGRTSLSRELAKQGVIFAPLDEALRDHPDLVRRYFQQHPVNLGSEKFIALNIAFTASGTFLYVPKGVKVDLPFVVQHTITGDKQSIFPHTIVALEDEAEATLVEFFVSGDKLAHLASGVNDLHAGQNAKLTYVGAQNWSHETLSFQANSLTAQRDARITCLNIHLGGRQARHESHSRLQGPGAHCDMLALTVAKENQEFDQRTLQSHQAPHTTSDLLYKNALLDKAKTIFSGLIVVDPDAQQTDAYQTNRNLLLSDEAESNSLPGLEIQANDVKCSHGATSGRVPEEQLFYLTSRGIDPKKAHELIVFGFFEEVLNKLENEHLHAVLSDLIQSKFKK, translated from the coding sequence ATGTCCACTTCTGTCTCCGCCTCACCCTTTACGGGTCTCGACGCCGAACGCTTCTCCATGCACCTCGCCCAGCGCAGCTACCTGCCGGCGTGGTGGACCGCCGCCAAACAGGAGGCCTGGAACGAGTTCACCGCCACGCCCATGCCCGCCCGCAACCACGAGAACTGGCGCTTCGCCAATCTCGGTGGTCTCGCCCTCGACGGTTTTACCGTGCCCGAGGAACATGCGAGCCTGGTCCCGCATCTGCCGAATTTCCCGCACGCCAAGGAAATCATTTTTTCCAACCGCCAGGTCGTCGGCCGCACCAGCCTGTCGCGTGAACTCGCGAAACAGGGCGTGATCTTCGCGCCCCTCGACGAAGCGTTGCGCGATCACCCCGACCTCGTGCGCCGTTACTTCCAGCAGCATCCGGTCAATCTCGGCAGTGAGAAATTCATCGCGCTCAACATCGCCTTCACCGCCAGCGGCACCTTCCTTTACGTGCCCAAGGGCGTGAAGGTCGACCTCCCGTTCGTGGTGCAACACACCATCACCGGCGACAAACAGTCGATCTTCCCCCACACCATCGTGGCCCTCGAAGACGAAGCCGAAGCCACTCTCGTGGAATTCTTCGTGTCCGGCGACAAACTCGCTCACCTCGCCTCCGGCGTGAACGACCTGCACGCGGGTCAGAACGCGAAGCTCACCTACGTCGGCGCGCAAAACTGGTCGCACGAAACGCTGTCCTTCCAGGCCAACAGCCTCACCGCCCAACGCGACGCCCGTATCACCTGCCTCAACATCCATCTCGGTGGGCGCCAGGCACGTCACGAATCGCATTCGCGCCTGCAAGGTCCCGGTGCCCACTGCGACATGCTCGCCCTCACCGTGGCCAAGGAAAATCAGGAGTTCGATCAACGCACCCTGCAATCCCACCAGGCTCCCCACACCACTTCGGATCTGCTCTACAAGAATGCGCTGCTCGACAAGGCGAAGACCATTTTCTCCGGTCTCATCGTCGTCGATCCCGATGCCCAGCAGACCGACGCCTACCAGACGAACCGCAACCTGCTGCTCTCCGACGAGGCGGAATCCAACAGCCTCCCCGGCTTGGAGATTCAGGCCAACGACGTGAAGTGCTCCCACGGCGCGACCTCCGGCCGCGTGCCCGAAGAACAATTGTTCTACCTCACTTCCCGCGGCATCGATCCCAAGAAGGCCCACGAGCTCATCGTCTTCGGGTTCTTCGAGGAAGTCCTCAACAAGCTCGAGAACGAACATCTCCACGCCGTCCTCAGCGACCTGATTCAGTCCAAGTTTAAGAAATAA
- the crcB gene encoding fluoride efflux transporter CrcB produces the protein MITLPHLLLIGLGGALGSMSRALISVGVPAGKLPWGTMTANVVGSLIIGLALGRLGDAAGEQSPWHGFVVIGFCGGFTTFSSFSWQTLEHLRSGQAGTAFTHVVVSVAVCLLATWAGWRMGRI, from the coding sequence ATGATTACTTTGCCCCATCTTTTGCTCATCGGTCTCGGCGGGGCGTTGGGCTCGATGTCGCGGGCTTTGATTTCGGTGGGCGTGCCCGCCGGAAAATTACCGTGGGGCACCATGACGGCGAATGTCGTGGGCTCCTTGATCATTGGTCTGGCGCTCGGGCGGTTGGGGGACGCGGCGGGAGAGCAGTCGCCCTGGCATGGTTTTGTGGTCATCGGCTTTTGTGGCGGCTTCACCACGTTTTCGAGTTTCAGCTGGCAGACGCTGGAACATCTTCGCAGCGGTCAGGCCGGCACGGCCTTTACGCATGTGGTGGTGTCGGTCGCCGTGTGTTTGCTGGCCACCTGGGCGGGGTGGCGAATGGGGCGGATTTAA
- a CDS encoding ClpP family protease, translating to MHFSNLQAGLTEPTPRLDDEDEDDDEITTNDKGPTPISALIQKKFLDQRKIFLWGAVTDVSAKDLTEKLLYLEAIDPGKEITFYLNSPGGSVTAGMAVYDTIKLISSPIKVIVTGMAASMGSILLSAAPKGSRYLYPHSRVLIHQPLISGRFTGPATDIHIQAQEMEKLRAELNDILAQASGQPIERINQDTDRDFYLNAKEAIEYGLADEIIEAS from the coding sequence ATGCATTTTTCCAATCTTCAGGCCGGCCTTACCGAACCCACTCCCCGTCTCGACGACGAAGACGAGGATGACGACGAAATCACGACCAACGACAAGGGACCGACTCCCATCTCGGCCCTCATTCAGAAGAAATTTCTCGATCAGCGTAAAATCTTCCTCTGGGGCGCCGTGACCGATGTTTCCGCCAAGGATCTCACCGAAAAGCTTCTCTACCTCGAGGCCATCGATCCGGGCAAAGAAATCACGTTCTACTTGAACAGCCCGGGCGGCTCCGTGACCGCCGGCATGGCCGTCTACGACACCATCAAACTGATTTCATCGCCGATCAAAGTCATCGTGACCGGCATGGCGGCATCCATGGGCTCGATCCTGTTGTCCGCCGCCCCCAAAGGCAGCCGCTACCTCTACCCGCATTCCCGGGTGCTGATTCACCAGCCGCTGATTTCCGGCCGCTTCACCGGCCCGGCGACCGACATTCATATCCAAGCACAGGAAATGGAAAAACTCCGCGCCGAATTGAATGATATCCTCGCGCAGGCGTCCGGCCAGCCGATCGAACGCATCAACCAAGACACCGACCGCGATTTTTACCTCAATGCCAAGGAGGCGATCGAATACGGTCTCGCCGACGAAATCATCGAGGCGTCCTGA
- a CDS encoding GntP family permease — protein sequence MTASLLLAQSTPVAGPMFALAVGVVFVVLSIAKWKIHPFFALMGAAVAVGLVTALGGWSEMAPIKAISQATAALGKSAGGIAVIIAMAAVIGECLTVSGGAERVVNGLLHLWGEKRVGIALLVAGLVLAIPVFFDTVFLLLLPLARVLAVRTGKDYMFYVLALCAGGVIAHSTVPPTPGPLLVAEELGLSLAVTIGVGLACAVVPAVGALMVARWVGVRVKVPLPSLGKDAGPADAGPLPSLAGSLAPVLLPLIMIGGASIWGLMSEGDVPTWVSFAGDKHVALGAGMIAGLILALVSPRGSGHSLHSLLGRPLELAGPIILITAAGGAFGAMLREAGIGGAITAMAEGKQLNYVLLGWLLAAVVRVSQGSATVAMITATGMLTAAAGETGWGVNPVFVFLAIGYGSIVLSWANDSGFWLVSRMCGWDERTTLKSWTVVLSAVSLLGLAEVLVLSAIF from the coding sequence ATGACCGCGTCGCTGTTGCTGGCCCAGTCGACGCCGGTCGCGGGTCCCATGTTCGCGCTCGCGGTGGGGGTGGTGTTCGTGGTGCTGAGCATCGCCAAGTGGAAAATCCATCCGTTCTTCGCGTTGATGGGGGCGGCGGTCGCGGTGGGGTTGGTGACCGCGTTGGGTGGTTGGTCCGAAATGGCACCGATCAAGGCGATCAGCCAGGCGACGGCGGCGTTGGGCAAATCGGCCGGAGGCATTGCGGTGATCATCGCCATGGCGGCGGTCATTGGCGAGTGCCTGACGGTGAGTGGGGGGGCCGAGCGGGTGGTCAACGGATTGCTCCACCTGTGGGGCGAAAAACGCGTGGGCATCGCGTTGTTGGTGGCGGGACTGGTTTTGGCGATCCCGGTCTTTTTTGACACGGTTTTCCTCTTGTTGCTGCCACTGGCCCGCGTGTTGGCCGTGCGCACGGGCAAGGATTACATGTTTTACGTGCTCGCGTTGTGCGCGGGCGGAGTGATTGCCCACAGCACGGTGCCGCCGACGCCGGGACCGCTGTTGGTGGCGGAAGAGTTGGGGTTGAGTTTGGCGGTGACGATTGGCGTGGGTTTGGCCTGTGCGGTCGTGCCGGCCGTCGGCGCGTTGATGGTGGCGCGTTGGGTGGGCGTGCGGGTGAAAGTGCCGCTGCCGTCGTTGGGTAAAGATGCCGGTCCCGCGGACGCGGGACCGCTGCCGTCGTTGGCGGGGTCACTGGCTCCGGTATTGTTGCCGTTGATCATGATCGGTGGTGCTTCGATCTGGGGATTGATGAGCGAGGGTGATGTGCCCACCTGGGTTAGTTTTGCGGGCGACAAACACGTCGCGCTTGGTGCCGGCATGATTGCGGGCCTGATCCTTGCGTTGGTGAGCCCACGCGGCTCCGGTCATTCCCTGCATAGTTTGCTGGGGCGACCACTCGAACTGGCGGGCCCCATTATTCTCATTACCGCCGCCGGCGGGGCGTTTGGCGCCATGTTACGCGAAGCGGGCATCGGGGGCGCGATCACGGCCATGGCGGAAGGCAAGCAGCTCAATTACGTGCTGCTCGGCTGGTTGCTGGCGGCCGTGGTGCGTGTGTCCCAAGGTTCGGCGACGGTGGCCATGATCACTGCCACCGGAATGCTCACGGCGGCGGCCGGAGAGACCGGCTGGGGCGTGAATCCCGTCTTTGTTTTTCTGGCCATCGGCTATGGCAGCATCGTTTTGTCCTGGGCCAACGATTCCGGCTTTTGGTTGGTCAGCCGCATGTGCGGTTGGGACGAACGGACAACCCTCAAGAGTTGGACCGTGGTGCTGTCGGCCGTTTCGCTGCTGGGCCTCGCGGAAGTGCTGGTGCTGTCAGCTATTTTCTAA
- the sufT gene encoding putative Fe-S cluster assembly protein SufT, which yields MQNRDRILSRDVTATQIPSGDKHTLSADSKVFIHQVLGGSYTVQTDTGLYKLDSQDADAIGEEVVVETIEAATTADGSPDPDAVWDQLKKVFDPEIPVNIVDLGLVYSMDVIKLDDDQGYKVDVAMTLTAPGCGMGPAIAEDAKSKIILVPGVSSADVRLVWEPAWTQSMISEEGKMVLGLI from the coding sequence ATGCAAAACCGCGATCGCATCCTCTCCCGCGACGTCACCGCCACGCAGATTCCGTCCGGGGACAAACACACGCTCTCCGCCGATTCCAAGGTGTTCATCCACCAGGTCCTCGGCGGCAGCTACACGGTGCAAACCGATACCGGACTCTACAAACTCGACAGCCAGGACGCCGACGCCATCGGTGAGGAAGTCGTGGTTGAAACCATCGAGGCCGCGACCACGGCCGACGGGTCACCCGACCCCGATGCCGTGTGGGATCAATTGAAGAAGGTCTTCGATCCCGAGATCCCCGTGAACATCGTCGATCTCGGCCTTGTCTACTCCATGGACGTCATCAAACTCGACGACGACCAAGGCTACAAAGTCGATGTCGCCATGACGCTCACCGCCCCCGGCTGCGGCATGGGCCCGGCCATCGCCGAAGACGCCAAGAGCAAGATCATCCTCGTCCCCGGCGTATCGTCGGCCGACGTCCGCCTCGTCTGGGAACCCGCCTGGACGCAGTCGATGATCAGCGAAGAGGGCAAAATGGTCCTCGGTCTGATCTGA
- a CDS encoding DUF6614 family protein encodes MLHYPVWFDLKPGVEEASGLGTVREFLASLTQTEEANAFRLLRNTGERPRTPLPRYHALVEFTDQAALDIAMKAQATRGIFHGFHGAVVDVVSNFHVEIFDALDS; translated from the coding sequence ATGCTTCACTATCCCGTCTGGTTCGATCTCAAGCCCGGCGTGGAGGAAGCATCCGGGTTGGGGACCGTGCGTGAATTTCTCGCTTCCTTGACGCAAACAGAAGAGGCGAACGCTTTTCGACTCCTGCGCAACACCGGCGAGCGGCCGCGCACCCCACTTCCCCGCTATCACGCCCTCGTCGAGTTTACCGATCAAGCCGCCCTCGACATCGCCATGAAAGCTCAAGCCACGCGCGGAATTTTCCACGGTTTTCACGGCGCGGTCGTCGATGTAGTCTCCAATTTTCACGTCGAAATCTTCGACGCACTCGATTCATAG
- a CDS encoding N-acetylmuramoyl-L-alanine amidase family protein: MGATRGRMRVGGFARLMVVGVMLCGGAIFSSQAWADDFIAVGDQPTVLVGDVAYLDADRFFSRYGLSSKGGAKADAWTFSSAWTTIELNADSRECRFNEQRVFLGSGVIKREQGLWIDRVDAEKLFAPLLKAATYAASVRPVRKIVIDAGHGGKDGGTRHAERKLNEKTFTLDVAERLGAILDQQGYEVVFTRTRDEYIGLKERAMFARAAQPDVFVSLHFNAAGRAAVKGVETYVLTPRHQRSTSSAASDASDHNVESGNATDPWNVLLGYEIHRALGKQLGAPDRGLKRARFAVLRLAECPAVLVEAGYLSNDQEAQKIATPAYRSEIAQAVATGIVAYANTVLSVLPRP, encoded by the coding sequence ATGGGCGCGACACGCGGCCGGATGCGCGTCGGCGGGTTTGCCCGCCTGATGGTTGTCGGGGTGATGTTGTGCGGCGGTGCGATCTTTTCTTCGCAGGCTTGGGCCGATGACTTCATCGCGGTGGGAGATCAGCCCACGGTCTTGGTCGGCGACGTCGCCTACCTTGATGCCGACCGTTTTTTCAGCCGCTACGGCCTGAGCTCGAAAGGGGGAGCGAAGGCGGACGCGTGGACGTTTTCCAGTGCGTGGACGACGATCGAACTCAACGCGGATTCGCGGGAGTGCCGGTTCAACGAGCAACGGGTTTTTCTCGGGTCGGGAGTGATCAAGCGCGAGCAAGGGCTGTGGATCGACCGGGTGGATGCGGAAAAACTCTTTGCGCCGTTGCTGAAAGCGGCGACCTACGCCGCTTCGGTTCGGCCGGTGCGCAAGATCGTCATCGATGCCGGCCATGGGGGCAAAGACGGCGGCACGCGTCATGCGGAGCGGAAGCTGAACGAAAAGACCTTCACCCTCGACGTGGCGGAGCGTCTGGGCGCGATCTTGGACCAACAGGGTTACGAGGTCGTGTTCACCCGCACGCGGGACGAATATATCGGGCTCAAGGAACGAGCGATGTTCGCGCGTGCGGCGCAGCCGGATGTGTTTGTGAGTCTGCATTTCAATGCGGCGGGGCGCGCGGCGGTGAAGGGCGTGGAAACCTACGTGCTCACGCCGCGGCACCAGCGGTCGACTTCCAGCGCTGCGTCCGATGCCAGCGACCACAACGTCGAATCCGGCAATGCGACCGATCCGTGGAATGTGCTGTTGGGATATGAGATTCATCGTGCGCTGGGGAAGCAGCTGGGTGCGCCGGATCGGGGATTGAAACGCGCCCGGTTCGCGGTGCTGCGTCTGGCGGAGTGTCCGGCGGTGTTGGTCGAAGCGGGATATTTGTCCAACGATCAGGAAGCGCAGAAGATTGCCACGCCGGCCTACCGCAGTGAAATTGCCCAAGCTGTGGCCACCGGCATTGTCGCCTACGCCAACACGGTGCTCAGCGTGCTTCCCCGCCCATGA
- the infC gene encoding translation initiation factor IF-3 → MATSFSFGGGKRRGGGRNFRRNNDPYAHIRRNQRIRVPQIRVISPEGKQLGVLQTDKALSLAQQFNLDLVEVAPHASPPVCRIMDFGKYVYEEQKKSSNSKVTASKIKEVELSPRIDDHDLITKLRHAEEFLNEGSKVKLRLKFRGREMAHTEIGFQVMKRAIEEISGMGHADSEPKLNGRQINVMITPHPSNKRKLKYFTPKAKPASEPEPESKPDLSALAEGSGDDA, encoded by the coding sequence ATGGCTACATCCTTTTCTTTTGGCGGCGGCAAACGCCGTGGTGGCGGACGCAATTTCCGCCGCAATAACGATCCTTACGCACACATTCGCCGCAATCAGCGGATCCGTGTCCCGCAAATTCGGGTGATTTCCCCCGAAGGCAAACAGCTCGGGGTTTTGCAGACCGACAAGGCGCTCAGCTTGGCGCAGCAGTTCAACCTCGACTTGGTCGAGGTGGCCCCGCACGCATCGCCTCCCGTTTGCCGGATCATGGATTTCGGCAAATACGTCTACGAAGAGCAGAAGAAGTCCTCCAACTCGAAGGTCACGGCCAGCAAGATCAAGGAGGTCGAACTGTCGCCGCGGATCGACGATCACGATTTGATCACCAAGCTGCGCCACGCCGAGGAATTCCTCAATGAGGGTTCCAAGGTGAAGCTCCGGCTCAAGTTCCGCGGGCGCGAAATGGCGCATACCGAAATTGGTTTTCAGGTCATGAAGCGGGCGATCGAGGAGATTTCCGGCATGGGCCACGCCGACAGCGAACCCAAGTTGAACGGCCGTCAGATCAACGTGATGATCACGCCGCATCCGTCCAATAAGCGGAAGCTGAAGTATTTCACGCCCAAAGCGAAGCCCGCTTCGGAACCCGAACCCGAGTCCAAGCCGGACTTGTCCGCGTTGGCTGAAGGCTCCGGCGACGACGCCTGA
- a CDS encoding alpha/beta hydrolase has product MKSLFVLLLLGLSLAAAPTDPVRLWPGTAPDDPAGIPAEVTETSPADPAHHIWEVTRVTNVTVPTITFHPAPAATNTGTAVIVCPGGGYARLAMDKEGTEICAWLNSLGITGIVLKYRVPEREGFERHELPLQDAQRAMGLVRARAGEFGIDPARIGIMGFSAGAHLSAVLSNNHERRTYDPIDAADDLSCRPAFAMIIYPGYLRRGEHGVSPEVAPAADKTCPTFIVQTQDDHANVENSINYYAALQAAEVPTTMHLYPSGGHGYGLRAIGQRVTDWPQRAAEWLDDLGYRHPAPARR; this is encoded by the coding sequence ATGAAATCACTTTTTGTCCTGCTGCTCCTCGGCCTTTCCCTGGCCGCCGCCCCGACCGATCCCGTCCGCCTCTGGCCTGGCACGGCGCCGGATGATCCTGCAGGCATTCCCGCCGAGGTCACTGAGACCTCCCCCGCTGATCCCGCCCATCACATCTGGGAAGTCACTCGCGTCACCAACGTTACGGTTCCAACGATCACGTTCCACCCTGCCCCTGCCGCCACCAACACGGGGACTGCCGTGATCGTCTGCCCCGGCGGCGGCTACGCCCGCCTCGCGATGGACAAGGAGGGCACCGAGATTTGCGCTTGGCTCAATTCCCTCGGCATCACCGGCATCGTGCTCAAATACCGCGTCCCCGAACGCGAAGGATTCGAGCGTCACGAACTCCCGCTCCAAGACGCCCAGCGAGCCATGGGCCTTGTGCGTGCGCGCGCCGGGGAATTCGGGATCGATCCGGCCCGCATCGGCATCATGGGTTTCTCCGCCGGCGCCCATCTCTCGGCCGTTTTGAGCAACAACCACGAACGGCGCACCTACGACCCCATCGACGCGGCGGACGATCTGAGCTGTCGGCCCGCGTTCGCGATGATCATTTACCCGGGCTACCTACGACGGGGTGAACACGGGGTGTCGCCTGAAGTGGCGCCGGCCGCGGACAAAACCTGTCCAACTTTTATCGTTCAAACGCAGGACGATCACGCCAACGTGGAGAACTCGATCAACTACTACGCCGCCCTCCAGGCGGCGGAGGTCCCCACCACCATGCACCTGTATCCATCCGGTGGACACGGCTACGGTTTGCGCGCCATCGGTCAGCGTGTCACCGACTGGCCGCAAAGGGCGGCGGAATGGCTGGATGATCTCGGGTATCGGCATCCCGCTCCCGCCCGACGTTGA
- a CDS encoding HesB/IscA family protein, translated as MSTETAPPPPATALPEGVREGNEKLVSLTAAAGKKVAALIAREQTGDFLRIAITGGGCNGLSYKLRFVATARKGDILVRSAGATVLVDPKTALYLKGTELDYSSALIAGGFKFTNPNAKASCSCGESFSV; from the coding sequence ATGTCGACTGAAACCGCACCACCGCCTCCCGCCACCGCTCTGCCCGAAGGTGTGCGCGAAGGTAACGAGAAACTGGTGAGCCTCACCGCGGCCGCCGGAAAAAAGGTGGCCGCCCTCATTGCTCGCGAACAAACCGGTGATTTCCTGCGGATCGCGATCACGGGCGGTGGTTGCAACGGACTCAGTTACAAACTGCGTTTTGTCGCGACGGCGCGCAAAGGCGACATTCTGGTGCGCTCGGCCGGGGCGACCGTTTTGGTCGACCCCAAGACCGCGTTATACCTAAAAGGCACGGAGCTCGATTATTCGTCCGCATTGATCGCGGGCGGCTTTAAATTCACCAATCCCAACGCCAAAGCGAGTTGCTCGTGCGGCGAGAGCTTTAGTGTCTGA
- a CDS encoding TIGR03790 family protein, whose amino-acid sequence MNFSRTGLLLWKSFIGAWLGLLGGASAMLGAPGQFPRVADEASRVVIVANLNDPDSVELARFYSDRRNIPRANIVALDLPAGEEISWGEFVARLHEPLRGWLRAHDWLQAIEMEASDDAGRRKMSVSGHRISYLVTCRGVPLKIRHDKELPSDSPATERDSFKTNRAAVDAELALLAQSHTRRDGVVANPVFHKAKPDMFQAGSMIRVARLDGPTFPAARNLVESAIEAERQGLIGRAMVDIGGPHKTGDKWFEAAADQLTAAGWDPLVDRERKTVESTGRADMLAIYLGWYSSKLNGPFSLPGYQFAPGAIALHLHSFSASSLRLMNGGGWCGPLIGRGVAATFGNVYEPYLEFTHQPQLLMEALLSGSTLGEAAYYAMPVLSWQSVVIGDPLYRPLTIDLAAQSMERDRLPGRLASYVALRQLAKRGEVDAESVLPEAAAAMRAHPSLALALALSRLREATGDRAGAVRELGLASYLRTVRADEWGLMAEIAEQLMAWEENAAAVKVWRALLKQDLPPGPRMVWLKVAQPLARAAGEFELSTVWDQEIMRLTPPK is encoded by the coding sequence ATGAATTTTTCCCGGACCGGCTTATTGCTCTGGAAGTCATTCATCGGCGCATGGCTGGGCTTGCTGGGGGGCGCGAGCGCGATGCTGGGGGCACCCGGGCAGTTCCCACGGGTCGCGGACGAAGCCTCGCGGGTGGTGATTGTGGCCAATCTCAACGACCCGGATTCGGTGGAGCTGGCGCGCTTTTACAGTGACCGTCGAAACATTCCCCGAGCCAACATCGTGGCGCTGGATCTGCCCGCGGGGGAAGAGATCAGCTGGGGTGAATTTGTGGCCCGGCTGCACGAGCCGCTGCGCGGTTGGCTGCGGGCTCATGATTGGCTGCAGGCCATCGAAATGGAGGCGAGCGATGACGCCGGCCGACGTAAGATGTCGGTCTCGGGCCACCGTATTTCCTATCTGGTGACATGTCGCGGCGTGCCTTTGAAAATCCGGCACGACAAGGAGTTGCCATCGGATTCGCCCGCGACGGAACGCGATAGTTTCAAAACCAACCGTGCGGCTGTCGATGCGGAGCTCGCGCTGCTGGCGCAGAGCCATACGCGTCGCGACGGGGTGGTGGCCAACCCGGTTTTCCATAAGGCCAAACCCGATATGTTTCAGGCCGGGAGCATGATCCGGGTGGCGCGGCTGGACGGTCCCACCTTTCCAGCCGCCCGTAATCTCGTGGAGTCGGCGATCGAAGCGGAACGCCAGGGCCTGATCGGCCGGGCGATGGTCGATATCGGTGGTCCTCACAAAACCGGCGACAAGTGGTTTGAGGCAGCCGCGGATCAATTGACCGCAGCGGGATGGGACCCGTTGGTCGATCGGGAGCGCAAGACGGTGGAGTCGACCGGACGCGCCGACATGTTGGCGATCTACTTGGGGTGGTATAGCAGCAAGCTAAACGGCCCGTTCAGCCTGCCGGGCTATCAATTTGCTCCGGGCGCGATCGCACTGCATCTGCACAGCTTTTCCGCCTCGTCGCTGCGACTGATGAATGGCGGCGGGTGGTGTGGCCCGTTGATCGGGCGCGGAGTGGCGGCCACTTTTGGCAATGTTTACGAACCCTATCTGGAGTTTACGCATCAGCCCCAATTGTTGATGGAGGCGCTGTTGAGCGGCTCTACTCTGGGGGAGGCCGCGTATTACGCGATGCCGGTGCTTTCGTGGCAAAGTGTGGTGATCGGCGATCCGCTTTACCGTCCCCTGACGATTGATTTGGCCGCGCAGAGCATGGAACGTGATCGTTTGCCTGGTCGGTTGGCCTCATATGTCGCCTTGCGACAATTGGCGAAACGCGGCGAGGTCGACGCGGAGTCGGTATTGCCGGAAGCGGCGGCGGCCATGCGGGCGCATCCCTCGCTCGCGTTGGCGTTGGCCTTGAGCCGACTGAGGGAGGCCACCGGTGATCGAGCCGGCGCCGTGCGGGAGTTGGGGTTGGCGTCCTACCTGCGAACCGTGCGGGCCGACGAGTGGGGCCTGATGGCCGAAATCGCGGAACAGTTGATGGCGTGGGAAGAAAACGCGGCGGCCGTCAAAGTGTGGCGCGCCTTGCTGAAGCAGGATTTACCCCCGGGACCTCGCATGGTTTGGCTCAAAGTGGCTCAACCGCTGGCGCGCGCTGCGGGGGAATTTGAGCTCTCAACCGTGTGGGATCAGGAAATTATGCGACTCACGCCCCCGAAGTAG
- a CDS encoding S1/P1 nuclease: protein MRVSIVLILVFLAVSPANAWGPVGHRVTGALAQPLLTPKTAEAVRAIIGSETLAEASTWPDEMRSDPAPFWQHTASPWHYVTVPEGKTYAEVGAPEEGDAYTALQQFARTLRDPSASLADKQLALRFTVHLVGDLHQPLHVGNGQDRGGNQVKVNFMREDTNLHSVWDSKLIERRKLSYSELAAFLARRITPELRQEWSTADPLIWMAESAEIRDTIYPEGATISWDYGYRSDPIVDQRLEQAGVRLAAYLNELFK from the coding sequence ATGCGTGTTTCGATCGTTTTGATTTTGGTTTTTCTGGCCGTAAGCCCGGCAAATGCTTGGGGGCCGGTCGGACATCGCGTGACCGGTGCCTTGGCGCAGCCTCTGCTGACTCCCAAGACAGCAGAAGCGGTGCGGGCGATCATCGGGAGCGAGACCTTGGCTGAGGCCTCTACGTGGCCGGACGAAATGCGCTCCGATCCTGCTCCGTTCTGGCAGCATACTGCTTCACCCTGGCACTACGTCACGGTGCCGGAGGGCAAGACCTACGCTGAAGTAGGCGCGCCGGAGGAAGGCGATGCTTACACCGCGCTCCAGCAATTTGCCCGAACCTTGCGGGACCCTTCCGCGAGCTTGGCCGACAAGCAGCTGGCGTTGCGTTTTACGGTGCACTTGGTCGGCGACCTCCACCAGCCGCTGCATGTGGGCAACGGTCAGGACCGGGGCGGCAATCAGGTGAAGGTCAACTTCATGCGCGAGGACACCAACCTGCACTCGGTCTGGGATAGCAAGCTGATCGAACGTCGCAAACTGTCGTATTCGGAACTGGCCGCGTTTTTGGCGCGCCGCATCACTCCGGAGCTCCGTCAGGAATGGTCGACGGCTGATCCGCTCATCTGGATGGCCGAAAGCGCCGAGATCCGCGACACGATATACCCCGAAGGCGCCACAATATCGTGGGACTACGGCTACCGCAGTGATCCCATCGTCGATCAACGCCTCGAACAAGCCGGCGTGCGCCTCGCTGCTTATCTCAATGAGTTATTCAAGTGA